A stretch of the Fibrobacter sp. UBA4297 genome encodes the following:
- a CDS encoding sensor domain-containing diguanylate cyclase: MRFSIQSKILILSLSSTLIGTLSLGILSTLFISRTTQHNSMQYMKEQTKNEANKLNNLFESHEKYTMAAAAGILSQIKEDPTFFADSQSLSRNIDGIRERLLATIGNLTYTKSVFARFNPDITHSSEGVYLVRDSRDDKFKSHPTTNIKQYSPTDMEHVGWYYKPVMSGSPIWLPPYFNKNINTYITSYVIPIFIDNKEIGVVGIDIDFEQMTQKLSQIRFMESGFAFLEDSEGYVIYHPTLPNGLTFKPEEDQIKFTVPLRNGMKLGTIAPILEINAQRDKHIKQSIVFILLLLAFTTAITIFFSRSITKPLKELTIEAKKMITGDMNAEFNIQQNDEIGELAKSFSAAKFHISQYMKQMQGLAFQDSLTGVRNKMAYDTYTDELKGRISRGEVKSYAIAILDTNNLKEINDTYGHENGNAYLINSCNLICQIFAHSPVFRIGGDEFLVVLIGKDLENRHELLRQFKESMDLTKNASFPWKQISIACGIGIAERAQETTVEETFNKADKNMYKNKRAIKLAEHRPLSRDEEMHEAWHANAESQKKEFTMENQKSLEDKLEDSTKS, translated from the coding sequence ATGAGATTTTCAATTCAATCCAAGATTTTAATTCTTTCGCTATCGAGCACGCTTATCGGTACGCTTTCGCTCGGTATTCTAAGCACGCTGTTCATCAGCCGGACAACGCAGCACAACTCCATGCAGTACATGAAGGAGCAGACCAAGAACGAAGCGAACAAGCTGAACAACTTGTTCGAATCGCACGAAAAATATACCATGGCGGCAGCAGCGGGCATCCTCTCCCAGATAAAGGAAGATCCGACATTTTTTGCAGACTCCCAATCTCTTTCAAGAAACATCGACGGAATTAGGGAGCGCTTGTTAGCAACCATAGGCAATCTAACGTACACCAAGAGCGTCTTCGCAAGGTTCAATCCCGACATCACGCATTCTTCCGAAGGAGTCTACCTCGTTCGAGATTCTCGCGACGACAAATTCAAGTCCCATCCTACGACAAACATCAAGCAATACAGTCCAACGGACATGGAACACGTCGGCTGGTACTACAAGCCAGTCATGAGCGGGAGCCCCATTTGGCTTCCACCGTATTTCAACAAGAACATCAATACGTACATCACCTCTTACGTTATTCCGATATTCATTGATAACAAAGAAATTGGCGTTGTCGGAATCGACATTGACTTTGAACAAATGACGCAAAAACTTTCGCAAATACGCTTCATGGAGAGCGGTTTTGCATTCCTAGAAGATTCCGAAGGCTACGTCATTTACCACCCGACACTCCCGAATGGCCTTACGTTCAAGCCCGAAGAAGACCAAATTAAGTTTACAGTCCCACTCCGCAACGGCATGAAACTCGGAACAATAGCTCCGATTCTCGAGATTAACGCTCAGAGGGACAAGCACATCAAGCAGAGCATTGTATTCATATTACTCCTCCTTGCCTTCACTACAGCAATCACAATTTTCTTCTCAAGGAGCATCACGAAACCGCTCAAGGAGCTCACGATTGAAGCCAAGAAGATGATTACCGGCGACATGAATGCGGAATTCAACATTCAGCAGAACGACGAAATCGGAGAACTTGCAAAAAGTTTTTCTGCAGCCAAGTTCCACATCAGCCAGTACATGAAGCAAATGCAGGGTCTTGCGTTCCAGGATTCGCTCACAGGCGTACGCAACAAAATGGCATACGATACATACACCGACGAGCTCAAGGGGCGAATCAGCCGCGGCGAAGTAAAGTCATACGCAATAGCCATCCTTGACACAAACAACCTCAAGGAAATTAACGACACCTACGGCCACGAAAACGGGAACGCCTACCTGATAAACTCGTGCAACTTAATTTGTCAAATCTTTGCGCACAGCCCCGTTTTTAGAATTGGCGGCGATGAATTCCTGGTTGTCCTAATTGGCAAAGACCTGGAAAACCGCCACGAGCTCTTAAGGCAATTCAAGGAAAGCATGGACCTGACCAAGAACGCTTCGTTCCCGTGGAAGCAAATTTCCATCGCCTGCGGCATCGGCATTGCCGAACGCGCCCAGGAAACGACCGTCGAAGAGACGTTCAACAAAGCCGACAAGAACATGTACAAGAACAAGCGCGCCATCAAGCTTGCGGAACACAGACCGCTCAGCCGAGATGAAGAAATGCACGAAGCCTGGCATGCCAATGCAGAATCGCAAAAGAAAGAATTTACAATGGAAAATCAGAAGTCTTTAGAGGACAAACTAGAAGATTCAACCAAAAGCTAA
- a CDS encoding metal-dependent transcriptional regulator has protein sequence MEDKHMKLSQSLEDYLEMVHMLRLTNGVARVKDIAAALSVKMPSVAKAILELKKLGLVTQEPYSGVELTEEGRMAAADVLNRHILLKGFLIRLGVSEAIADKDACSMEHILSAETLSTIEDFMKKSGEGAVAQKVKKLKIEKPK, from the coding sequence ATGGAAGACAAACACATGAAACTCAGCCAGAGTCTCGAGGATTACCTTGAAATGGTGCACATGCTGCGATTGACAAACGGGGTTGCCCGTGTCAAGGACATTGCGGCGGCGCTGTCTGTGAAGATGCCTTCTGTGGCTAAGGCGATTCTCGAACTCAAAAAGCTTGGGCTTGTGACGCAGGAACCTTATAGCGGTGTGGAGCTTACGGAAGAGGGCCGGATGGCAGCCGCCGATGTGCTGAACCGTCACATTCTCCTCAAGGGATTTTTGATTCGTCTGGGTGTTTCCGAAGCGATTGCCGACAAGGATGCTTGCAGCATGGAACACATTCTTTCGGCTGAGACGCTTTCGACCATCGAAGACTTTATGAAAAAGAGCGGTGAAGGTGCTGTTGCCCAAAAGGTGAAAAAACTAAAGATTGAAAAGCCAAAATAA
- a CDS encoding xanthine phosphoribosyltransferase: MNFLEQKILADGVVKPGNVLKVDSFLNHQIDIRLMQKIGEEFKRRFADVQFNKVLTIEASGIAIAAFIAYLNDVPVVFAKKGQTVNSTDDKYVAKAYSFTHKKFNDIFVSRPYLKPTDKILIVDDFLADGEASKALIDLVKQAGAELVGVGIAIEKGMQPGGAKLRAAGVRLESIAIVDSMDPETGFIKFREQ, encoded by the coding sequence ATGAACTTCCTTGAGCAAAAAATCCTTGCCGATGGCGTAGTCAAACCCGGCAACGTCTTAAAAGTTGACAGTTTCCTAAACCACCAAATCGACATCCGCCTGATGCAAAAAATCGGCGAAGAGTTCAAGCGCCGTTTTGCGGATGTCCAGTTCAATAAGGTGCTCACCATCGAGGCAAGCGGTATCGCCATCGCGGCATTTATCGCCTACCTGAACGACGTGCCCGTGGTGTTTGCCAAGAAGGGCCAGACCGTCAACAGCACCGACGACAAGTACGTTGCCAAGGCATATTCCTTCACGCACAAAAAGTTCAACGACATTTTCGTTTCGCGCCCCTACCTCAAGCCGACCGACAAGATTCTGATTGTCGACGACTTCCTCGCCGACGGTGAAGCTAGCAAGGCGCTCATCGACCTCGTGAAACAAGCAGGCGCCGAGCTTGTCGGCGTCGGTATCGCCATTGAAAAGGGAATGCAGCCCGGTGGAGCAAAGCTCCGCGCCGCAGGCGTCCGCCTCGAATCCATCGCCATCGTCGATAGCATGGACCCCGAAACTGGATTCATCAAGTTCCGCGAACAGTAA
- a CDS encoding nucleobase:cation symporter-2 family protein encodes MKTSDNIYQLDGRVPLLQAIPFGLQHVLAMFVSNITPIIILANVVGIEKGITASLIQNCMIIASIGTLIQLYPIWKIGSRLPIVMGISFTFLSVSISIGTSQGMGTLMGAVIIGGIVEGLLGLCAKYWLKLIPHIVAATVVTSIGFSLLPIGANSFAGGQGAADFGSAQNWIVGSVTLLNCLLTQIFAKGFLRSLSVLVGLIVGYILALCMGMVDFSGLANCSIIALPRILPFTPEFHLGAILSVVAIYLVSATETVGDSSALCSGALKRQIHKVEMGGAISCDGFVSSISGLFGCTPITSFSQNVGLASLSGVVNRFAIATSAGIMLLGGLFPPVGTLLTTIPQAVLGGCTIMMFGSILFAGFGMIAKSGFSQRNMIIVSLSLSTGLGFTSASQMFKIFPQIIQTIFAENCVAVVFILAVVLNLVLPKDKEEGK; translated from the coding sequence ATGAAGACTTCGGACAACATCTACCAGCTTGACGGACGCGTTCCGCTTTTACAGGCAATTCCATTCGGCTTGCAGCACGTGCTCGCCATGTTCGTAAGTAACATTACGCCGATCATCATCCTTGCTAACGTCGTCGGGATTGAAAAGGGCATCACCGCTTCGCTTATCCAGAACTGCATGATTATCGCAAGCATCGGCACGCTCATCCAGCTCTACCCCATCTGGAAAATCGGCTCCCGCCTCCCCATCGTTATGGGCATCAGCTTCACATTCCTCTCTGTCTCCATTTCCATCGGAACGTCGCAAGGCATGGGAACGCTTATGGGAGCAGTCATCATCGGCGGTATCGTCGAAGGGCTGCTCGGCCTCTGCGCCAAATACTGGCTCAAGCTCATCCCGCACATCGTTGCGGCCACGGTTGTCACATCTATCGGATTCTCGCTTTTGCCGATTGGCGCTAATTCATTCGCGGGCGGCCAAGGCGCTGCAGATTTTGGCTCTGCGCAGAATTGGATTGTCGGAAGCGTCACACTCCTCAATTGCTTGCTCACGCAAATTTTTGCGAAGGGATTCTTGCGTTCGCTTTCCGTTTTGGTAGGCCTCATCGTCGGCTATATCCTCGCGCTTTGCATGGGCATGGTTGATTTTTCCGGACTTGCCAACTGCAGCATTATCGCGCTTCCGAGAATTCTTCCGTTCACTCCGGAATTCCACCTCGGTGCCATTCTCTCCGTTGTCGCGATTTACCTTGTCTCCGCCACGGAAACCGTCGGAGACTCCAGCGCACTTTGCAGCGGTGCCCTCAAGCGTCAAATCCACAAAGTCGAAATGGGCGGAGCCATCAGCTGCGACGGCTTTGTCAGCTCCATTTCCGGGCTTTTCGGCTGCACCCCGATTACATCCTTCAGCCAGAACGTCGGACTCGCCTCGCTCTCTGGCGTTGTGAACCGATTCGCCATTGCGACAAGCGCAGGCATCATGCTCCTCGGCGGGCTCTTCCCACCCGTAGGCACACTCCTCACGACCATCCCGCAAGCCGTTCTCGGCGGCTGCACCATCATGATGTTTGGCTCCATCCTCTTTGCAGGATTCGGCATGATCGCGAAAAGCGGATTTTCGCAACGCAATATGATTATCGTTAGCTTGTCCTTAAGCACCGGTCTCGGATTCACATCCGCATCGCAGATGTTCAAAATCTTCCCGCAGATTATCCAGACCATCTTCGCCGAAAACTGCGTCGCCGTGGTATTCATCCTCGCCGTAGTCTTGAACTTGGTACTGCCCAAGGACAAGGAAGAAGGGAAGTAA
- a CDS encoding RecQ family ATP-dependent DNA helicase: protein MADFSKFLFFDLEYNPETQRVREYGYILGEEEIRERNTAKLEQAASKAKYIVGHNVLRHDAPILRQYFSIDFPNVHALDTLMLSSLLFPRKPYHKLRKEYLHNEDEPSNPLEDAKICKNLLEDCLKKWDSYPWQLQYLLYQFLKNEPGFAPFFQLVETPNPIKLRLKSSEIQRWFTDNYEKTICLHQNFQNEWVAYRAEWCFLLTLFYEEGPSDYVPHWVRYQYPHLEIILHRRRLVPCGNPQCPYCSEQLSSTKQLKKWFGFDNFRSFNGEQVPLQQQVVESAMRGESLLAVFPTGGGKSMTFQLPALIAGTQIGALTVVISPIVALMKDQVDVLEKRRQIGDAAYINSMLSPAERKDVIEKVSNGEKNILYISPESLRSNTTFNLLKHRRVERIVVDEAHCFSGWGHDFRVDYLYLADFLKDLQKEKNLETPIPVSCFTATAKQSVVDDICNYFKERLNLDLIKFISPAKRTNLTYKVLESSESPNERRKQLVNVLRDYNGPKIIYASKVKTTESLAEELHNRGFASACYNGKMESEKKMTIQDQFQNGEVDTMVATTAFGMGVDKDNVELVAHYEISSTLENYVQEAGRAGRDPKLQASCIALFNPKDLDTNFQILQQSKLSAQEISAVWRVLKKAAGNQNRLIMSALEIADQCGWTEKETDASVNTTKVKLAILVLEEQGFLKRKRNRTQMYGSSITVESAEQAREAIGSDKIEILNSVESIAYRIIHHIISKRWTRSPECALDELTVNLGLTREQANDGLRLLRSLHLLNEDDDWSARLQRKGNDTPRSLLKAAYELQEELLKACEGKGINDRFVLDMTKLNSLLNQRGDAVGASTSRRNLFIFRGILRYWAHESVAEIHLVEAGHQVYQIEFLVPPESVKENLRKQWQIFDKVIDALTGMQKEQTRQNGNIVWFSLNGLMKRMYKEKGEKAVARIEMQKQLEYALLFLHLVGSITLDHGLVVFYTGLVMELNPEAKQRNFTAKDFEMLNTHYKHKAEAIHIVGEYAKMMLIDEKAAQQLLDDYFVMDIADFRLKYMQGIEQMESVSDELKRKIESVNDEQRKIIKSRKKHILVGAGPGSGKTHLLVHKVASLLWIEEAKPDSILCLTYTRAACRELKKRFFDLAGPLAAKVNITTFHSLAFSILGVQGNKKALENADDVVSKAAELLESGEEAGVGAPTVILVDEFQDLSAGEYRLLRALYDLGEKDPRVIVVGDDDQSIFAFRGSSSEYFQKFADEFPNTEKFYLTTNYRSVAGLVRANAKLLELMTERVKEGSQQLALKQSQAELAFYEEGDKATAAFGAAEILAQKFKSNPTESYCILTRENAEAFLSAAKLEEKQVPYRMLKGRDKDKCPIEKTREILGFYAILQEDPRVGKFPWSAKEFKRIAEDYKASHPTESSFELLDALIDDFIETETACGEDSITLGDFNQYLSEVSYSDFASKNMGAVSIGTMHSAKGLEWDNVILALGSWVLKDADQKKAQENYRLLYVAATRAKKSLTIIGAEKMLPQEWLSHFARQGKVNSVKIPNVLHIETGLSDVNLGHLLENEKNRNRVRYIQSKLETSSLQSDVSVNFSQEFHNYNTNINGRLIAAFSNDFSKKCIAYLQRYGYKPTTTATLSQVVRWTSDDGQETWVPLFRVEFAKDSINK from the coding sequence ATGGCTGATTTTAGCAAATTCTTATTTTTTGATTTGGAATACAATCCCGAAACGCAAAGGGTTCGGGAATACGGCTATATTCTAGGCGAAGAAGAAATACGCGAAAGAAATACTGCAAAACTAGAACAAGCCGCATCAAAAGCAAAATACATCGTAGGGCACAATGTACTACGTCATGACGCCCCAATACTTCGTCAATATTTTTCTATTGATTTTCCAAACGTCCATGCACTAGACACTTTAATGTTGTCATCGTTATTGTTTCCTCGCAAACCATATCATAAACTGCGCAAGGAATATCTGCATAATGAAGACGAACCATCAAACCCTTTGGAAGACGCCAAAATTTGCAAGAATCTGTTAGAAGATTGCTTAAAAAAATGGGATAGTTATCCATGGCAACTTCAATATTTGCTCTATCAATTTTTGAAAAACGAACCTGGTTTTGCTCCATTTTTTCAACTAGTAGAAACACCTAATCCGATAAAATTACGTTTAAAATCATCTGAAATTCAAAGGTGGTTTACAGACAATTACGAGAAAACAATTTGCTTGCATCAGAATTTTCAAAATGAATGGGTTGCTTACCGAGCAGAATGGTGTTTTCTCCTGACTTTATTTTACGAAGAAGGGCCTAGCGATTACGTTCCACATTGGGTGCGATACCAATATCCGCATCTTGAAATCATTTTACATCGCAGGCGCCTTGTTCCATGTGGTAATCCACAATGCCCTTATTGTTCCGAACAACTAAGCTCTACCAAACAGTTAAAGAAATGGTTTGGTTTTGACAATTTTCGTTCTTTTAACGGAGAACAAGTTCCTCTGCAACAACAAGTCGTCGAATCGGCAATGCGAGGAGAATCTTTGTTAGCGGTATTCCCGACTGGTGGCGGAAAATCCATGACGTTCCAGCTACCCGCATTAATTGCAGGAACACAAATAGGAGCGCTTACAGTTGTAATATCTCCTATTGTTGCACTAATGAAAGACCAAGTTGACGTACTTGAAAAACGAAGACAAATTGGAGATGCCGCCTACATCAACTCAATGCTATCTCCCGCCGAAAGAAAAGATGTCATTGAGAAAGTCAGCAATGGCGAAAAGAATATTCTTTACATTTCACCAGAATCACTGCGTTCCAATACGACGTTCAATTTATTGAAGCACAGACGCGTAGAACGAATCGTCGTTGACGAGGCTCACTGTTTTAGTGGCTGGGGACACGATTTTAGAGTCGATTATCTTTACTTAGCAGATTTTCTAAAAGATTTGCAAAAAGAAAAGAATCTTGAAACTCCGATTCCCGTAAGTTGTTTTACGGCTACAGCAAAGCAATCTGTGGTAGACGATATTTGCAACTATTTCAAGGAACGTCTTAATCTTGATTTAATCAAGTTCATTAGCCCAGCCAAACGAACAAACCTGACATACAAAGTTCTTGAATCTTCGGAATCACCTAACGAACGTCGTAAACAATTAGTAAATGTTCTTCGTGATTACAATGGTCCTAAAATCATTTACGCATCCAAGGTCAAGACTACAGAATCTCTAGCCGAAGAATTACACAACCGCGGTTTTGCAAGTGCCTGCTATAATGGCAAAATGGAATCCGAAAAGAAGATGACCATTCAAGACCAATTCCAAAATGGTGAAGTCGACACAATGGTCGCAACAACCGCATTTGGAATGGGCGTTGATAAAGACAATGTTGAGTTAGTTGCTCATTACGAAATTTCAAGTACGCTTGAAAATTATGTTCAAGAAGCGGGACGTGCAGGTCGTGATCCCAAATTGCAAGCAAGCTGTATTGCACTATTCAATCCAAAAGATCTCGACACAAATTTTCAAATTCTTCAGCAATCTAAACTTTCTGCACAAGAAATTTCTGCTGTTTGGCGAGTACTTAAAAAGGCAGCAGGTAATCAAAATCGTTTGATTATGTCGGCACTTGAAATTGCCGACCAATGCGGATGGACTGAAAAAGAAACGGACGCCAGCGTTAACACAACAAAAGTCAAGCTAGCCATTCTCGTTTTGGAAGAACAAGGATTCCTAAAACGTAAACGCAATAGAACCCAAATGTACGGTTCTTCTATTACAGTAGAATCCGCAGAGCAAGCCCGAGAAGCTATAGGCTCCGATAAAATTGAAATTCTTAATTCGGTAGAAAGCATTGCATACCGAATCATTCACCACATCATCAGCAAACGTTGGACACGATCTCCTGAATGCGCTCTTGACGAGCTCACTGTCAATCTAGGCTTAACAAGAGAGCAAGCCAACGACGGCTTACGTTTGCTGCGTTCATTACACCTTCTTAATGAAGACGATGACTGGAGCGCAAGATTACAAAGAAAAGGGAACGACACACCTCGTTCACTCTTAAAAGCGGCATACGAACTACAAGAGGAACTATTAAAAGCTTGTGAAGGCAAGGGAATTAACGATCGGTTTGTGTTAGACATGACCAAACTCAATTCCCTGTTGAACCAAAGAGGCGATGCAGTTGGTGCATCAACATCACGTCGCAATCTTTTTATATTCCGTGGTATTTTACGCTATTGGGCACATGAAAGTGTCGCCGAAATTCATCTTGTAGAAGCAGGTCACCAAGTTTATCAAATTGAGTTTCTTGTTCCGCCTGAATCCGTCAAAGAAAATCTCAGAAAGCAATGGCAAATATTTGATAAAGTCATTGACGCATTGACAGGGATGCAAAAGGAACAGACGCGCCAAAATGGAAATATCGTCTGGTTCTCCTTGAATGGTCTAATGAAGAGGATGTACAAGGAAAAAGGCGAAAAAGCTGTCGCTCGTATTGAGATGCAAAAGCAGCTTGAATACGCACTTCTTTTCTTACATCTTGTTGGATCCATCACGCTAGATCATGGTCTTGTTGTTTTCTATACCGGACTTGTCATGGAATTAAATCCAGAGGCAAAGCAACGGAATTTCACAGCCAAAGATTTTGAAATGCTCAACACCCATTATAAGCACAAAGCTGAAGCTATTCACATTGTTGGCGAATATGCAAAGATGATGCTTATTGATGAAAAAGCGGCACAACAATTGCTAGACGATTACTTCGTCATGGATATAGCGGATTTCCGTCTAAAATATATGCAAGGCATAGAACAGATGGAATCCGTATCCGATGAATTAAAACGGAAAATAGAAAGCGTCAATGACGAACAGCGCAAGATTATCAAAAGCCGTAAAAAGCACATTCTCGTAGGTGCAGGTCCAGGCTCGGGAAAAACGCACTTACTCGTCCATAAAGTAGCCTCTCTTTTATGGATTGAAGAAGCAAAGCCAGATTCAATCTTGTGTCTAACATATACTCGCGCAGCATGTCGCGAGCTGAAGAAACGTTTTTTCGATTTAGCCGGCCCTTTAGCAGCAAAGGTAAATATTACCACCTTCCATTCACTAGCATTTTCAATTCTAGGAGTGCAAGGAAACAAGAAAGCTCTTGAAAATGCAGATGACGTTGTATCCAAAGCAGCAGAGCTTTTAGAATCAGGAGAAGAAGCCGGTGTAGGAGCACCCACAGTTATCTTGGTCGACGAATTTCAGGACCTATCCGCAGGAGAATATCGCTTATTACGAGCCCTATACGATTTAGGAGAAAAAGATCCTCGCGTTATCGTAGTCGGCGATGACGATCAAAGTATTTTCGCATTCCGAGGAAGTTCATCTGAATACTTCCAAAAATTTGCCGACGAGTTTCCAAATACAGAAAAATTCTATCTAACAACTAATTACCGTTCCGTTGCGGGTCTCGTCCGAGCAAATGCAAAATTACTCGAATTGATGACAGAACGCGTAAAAGAAGGTTCTCAACAACTCGCTTTAAAGCAAAGTCAAGCCGAGCTTGCATTTTATGAAGAGGGAGACAAGGCAACTGCAGCATTCGGCGCAGCTGAAATTCTTGCACAAAAATTCAAATCAAATCCAACTGAGTCTTACTGCATTTTAACCCGAGAAAATGCAGAAGCGTTCTTGTCTGCAGCGAAGCTTGAAGAGAAACAAGTTCCATATCGAATGCTAAAAGGCCGAGATAAGGACAAATGTCCCATTGAGAAAACTCGAGAAATTTTAGGATTCTACGCAATTCTTCAAGAAGATCCGAGAGTAGGAAAATTCCCGTGGAGCGCAAAAGAATTTAAACGCATAGCCGAGGACTATAAAGCAAGCCACCCAACAGAAAGCTCCTTTGAACTTTTAGATGCACTAATAGATGATTTTATCGAAACAGAAACTGCTTGTGGTGAAGATTCTATTACTCTAGGCGACTTCAATCAATATTTAAGCGAAGTATCTTACAGCGACTTTGCATCAAAAAACATGGGCGCAGTTTCTATTGGAACAATGCATAGTGCAAAAGGACTTGAATGGGATAATGTTATTCTCGCATTAGGCTCTTGGGTTCTGAAAGATGCCGATCAAAAGAAGGCTCAGGAGAATTATCGCCTGCTATATGTTGCAGCCACCCGCGCAAAGAAATCGCTAACCATTATCGGTGCAGAGAAAATGTTGCCACAGGAATGGCTTAGTCACTTTGCAAGACAAGGTAAAGTCAATAGTGTAAAAATTCCGAATGTTTTGCACATTGAAACAGGACTCAGTGATGTCAATCTTGGGCATCTTCTTGAAAATGAAAAAAACAGAAATCGAGTTCGATATATTCAAAGCAAGCTAGAAACATCATCCCTACAAAGCGATGTCAGCGTAAATTTCAGTCAAGAATTTCACAACTACAATACAAATATTAACGGAAGGCTAATTGCGGCATTCTCTAACGACTTTTCAAAAAAATGTATCGCATACCTGCAAAGGTACGGCTATAAACCTACTACTACAGCAACTCTTTCACAAGTTGTTCGCTGGACATCTGATGATGGTCAAGAAACATGGGTGCCACTATTTAGGGTGGAATTTGCTAAGGATTCTATCAACAAATAG
- a CDS encoding virulence RhuM family protein translates to MAENEKKGEIVIYQPEGEIRLEVRVENETVWLTQLQMAELFNATKQNVSQHIANIFKEGELTQDRTVKEYLTVQKEGKRSVTRKVLWYNLDVIISVGYRVKSIQGTRFRQWANQILKDFMLKGYAINQRKIITDLQIADRLHEHQQLINKQNIEIADFKDKTEKRLSEVEQHIDFFIKATQTPSGGILTTGTRFDGLVLISDLVKTAKHSVVFIDPFATIEVLKFAAARATGVTAIIYSPRITPKFKEAARLHNIQNPGLELKTMRTIHDRFLLVDDTVYHFGASFKDIGNEMTVFSVLDFVTPQEVIKKVEDCTKGTK, encoded by the coding sequence ATGGCAGAAAACGAAAAGAAGGGAGAAATCGTAATTTACCAGCCGGAAGGCGAAATTCGATTAGAAGTACGAGTAGAAAACGAAACAGTATGGCTAACACAACTGCAAATGGCTGAATTATTCAACGCAACAAAGCAAAATGTGAGCCAACATATTGCAAATATTTTCAAAGAAGGTGAATTAACACAAGATCGAACTGTCAAGGAATACTTGACAGTTCAAAAAGAAGGAAAACGTTCTGTCACCCGCAAAGTTTTGTGGTATAACCTAGACGTCATCATTTCTGTAGGATATAGAGTAAAATCAATCCAAGGAACTCGTTTCCGGCAATGGGCGAACCAAATTTTAAAGGACTTCATGCTCAAAGGCTATGCCATAAACCAACGAAAAATCATAACAGACCTGCAAATTGCAGACCGTCTACATGAACATCAACAACTAATCAATAAGCAGAACATAGAAATTGCTGATTTTAAAGACAAAACCGAAAAACGTCTTTCTGAAGTCGAACAGCACATTGACTTTTTTATAAAAGCAACTCAAACACCTTCAGGCGGAATTCTCACAACAGGGACTCGGTTTGACGGACTTGTGTTAATCTCAGATCTCGTAAAAACAGCAAAACACTCCGTCGTATTCATCGACCCCTTTGCCACCATCGAAGTGCTAAAATTCGCCGCAGCACGAGCAACTGGCGTAACAGCAATCATATACTCACCTCGTATTACTCCAAAATTTAAAGAAGCGGCGAGGTTGCACAACATACAAAATCCAGGGTTAGAACTAAAAACAATGCGTACAATTCATGACCGTTTCTTACTCGTTGACGATACCGTTTATCATTTTGGTGCAAGTTTTAAGGACATCGGGAACGAAATGACGGTGTTTAGCGTTCTTGACTTTGTCACTCCCCAAGAAGTCATCAAAAAAGTCGAAGATTGCACTAAAGGAACAAAATGA